One genomic region from Eublepharis macularius isolate TG4126 chromosome 18, MPM_Emac_v1.0, whole genome shotgun sequence encodes:
- the RBP5 gene encoding retinol-binding protein 5 codes for MPPNLTGYYRFVSQDNMENYLRALDINVALRKLVCLLKPDKEIVHNGNHMTIRTLTSLRNYIMDFDLGVEFEEDLGPVDGRKCQTTVDWDGDQLVCEQRGEKRNRGWKHWLEGDRLHLRMTAEDEVCVQVFQKVK; via the exons ATGCCGCCCAACCTCACCGGCTACTACCGATTCGTCTCCCAGGACAACATGGAGAATTACCTCCGCGCCTTAG ACATTAATGTTGCTCTGCGGAAGCTGGTTTGCCTCCTGAAACCAGACAAGGAGATCGTCCACAACGGGAACCACATGACCATCCGCACATTAACTTCCCTTCGAAACTACATCATGGACTTTGACTTGGGGGTTGAGTTTGAAGAGGACTTGGGGCCAGTGGACGGGCGCAAGTGCCAG ACAACTGTTGACTGGGATGGAGATCAGTTGGTGTGTGAACAGCGAGGCGAGAAAAGGAACCGGGGCTGGAAGCACTGGCTTGAAGGGGACCGGCTGCACCTG CGCATGACAGCAGAGGATGAGGTCTGTGTCCAGGTGTTCCAGAAAGTGAAGTGA